From Apilactobacillus bombintestini:
CTTATTCGTTTTGGAGTAACTAATGGTTTAAAGCAAATCTTTCACAAAACAGCTTTTCCCGCAGCTACCTTTTTCATTAACATTTCCGGATCATTTTTATTGGGATTAGTAAACGGGCAGTTGCCTAAAAATGCCTTTACGTTGGCTTTCTTCGTAGCCGTTCTAGGTGGCTACACCACTTTTTCTACTTATATGAATGAAACGGTGCAATTAAGTACGCAAAAGAAAATATTAGCAATGATTTATTATATAGTTAGTGCACTTTTGGGAATTTTAGCTGCATTAATTGGATATGTAATCTAAAAAAGAACGCTAAAGTAAAACTTTAGCGCTCTTTTTATTTGGGCATTAAGTTGTAGTCGATTTGTTTAATAATAATGGATAATAAACCGGTTAAAATAACGGCTACTAATAAGATGAGAGTAGCAGCATGCATTGCAAATAAGATGATACCTAAAATCAATAACACGATAAAAACGACTATTTCTTGTTTTATAGAGACGCGTTTTATATAGGTAGAAATAATTTGTGCCAATAAAATGATTAAGAATAAAATTTCTAGAAAAATTAAAAAGGTTAATGCGAAGCTAAATCCGTTGTTATCTATGGATTGCGCATCGCCGGCAATGCCAATGCCGATAAAAACCATTTGTTCTATGCCGATTAACGTAGCTATTACTTTAAATATTATAGAAACTATTTTCAAAATTACTCTCCTAACGTAGTTCAATATATTTACCGTAACAGATTTACGTATACCTTCCAAATTATCTTTCTGATAGGGTTAATTGCATGCGATTTAAAATAATTTGCGTAATTATGATCATTGCGATAGTGATTTCCACGCCGATGCTGATGCTGACGATATCAAAATTTCCGTAAGCAATACTTCTTAGTGCCTTTAATTGATAAGTTAGAGGATTGATACTGGTTAATGCTTGCAATATCCAAGGTGCATGGTGTGGTAACGCATATAGCGTAGGTGCCGCGTAAGAAATGGGTGTGAAAATAAGCGTCATAATTAAATCACGTTTTTCATACGTAGCAATTTTAGTGCTTAATAAAATACCTAACGATGACCAAAATTCTAAAATAATTAGTCCTAAAAGTAACGCCATGAAGTAATAAAACACGTTATAAATACCACCTGATAGCACGCCTAAAATAAACAGAATAATACCTTGAAAAATAAAGCCGATGGAAGGAAAGAAACTCATACCAGTTAGGTAATGCCACGGTTGCACGCCGTTTAAAAATTTAATAGCTAATAAACCATACTGTTTATCTACGGTGGCGCGATACATGGCTTGCGACATTTGCGTGGTCATAAAGAAAGCCAAAATTCCGATTAATGCGTATTGATTATATGCAATTTTATGACCGAAATAATTAATAGAGGAAATATTAGTGCTCAAAGCTAAAACCAATAAGCCGTATAACATAATAGGTTGCATTACCATAGATACCAGTAAACCTTTGTTGGTTTTAAAGGCTCGCCATTCGTTATTGGCGACGATTAAAATGGCTTTTAAACCTAATGAGTGGTGCCTAAATGTGCTAGGATTCACGCTTATCACGCTCCTTTAAGTAGGTGTCTCTTAGGCTCGCGTCAGCAGTGAATTCTTTTAGCGACCCGAAGAAAATTTGTTGATGTTGATCAATGAATAAAACTTTATCTACATATTCATCTAATAAAGTTAAATCATGCGATGAAGCAATAACTAAATGACCCGTGGCTGCCCGATTTTTTAAATATTGAAATAGCTGTTCGGCCGATTCCACATCTAAACCGGTAGTAGGTTCATCTAGAATGTAAATATGTGGTTGGCGGGCAATTTCCCGCGCAATTTGAACGCGTTGCTGTTGTCCGCCGGATAGATGATCTACGGGACTGTCTAATAAATTTTCAATATCTAATAATTTAGCTGCCTGTTTTACTAATGCATTAGCTTTATGGAAACTAAATCCGGCTAATAGAGGGCCTTGTAAAATGTTATCGAAAACCGTAGTGTACCAGTCGATAATCTGGGTTTGCGGACTGAATCCGGTGATTCTAAAGGGATTTTTAGCATCGAAATCCGACCAATGAATTTAGCCTTGTATTACTGGCAATATTCCGATTAACGAATTCAATAAAGTGGATTTACCGGCACCGTTGGGAC
This genomic window contains:
- a CDS encoding fluoride efflux transporter FluC, translating into MIKTVLIVGLGAAIGSLIRFGVTNGLKQIFHKTAFPAATFFINISGSFLLGLVNGQLPKNAFTLAFFVAVLGGYTTFSTYMNETVQLSTQKKILAMIYYIVSALLGILAALIGYVI
- a CDS encoding ABC transporter permease is translated as MNPSTFRHHSLGLKAILIVANNEWRAFKTNKGLLVSMVMQPIMLYGLLVLALSTNISSINYFGHKIAYNQYALIGILAFFMTTQMSQAMYRATVDKQYGLLAIKFLNGVQPWHYLTGMSFFPSIGFIFQGIILFILGVLSGGIYNVFYYFMALLLGLIILEFWSSLGILLSTKIATYEKRDLIMTLIFTPISYAAPTLYALPHHAPWILQALTSINPLTYQLKALRSIAYGNFDIVSISIGVEITIAMIIITQIILNRMQLTLSER